A single region of the Pseudalkalibacillus berkeleyi genome encodes:
- a CDS encoding TIGR01457 family HAD-type hydrolase produces the protein MKYKGYLIDLDGTMYRGKEKIQEAVDFVNELKKRDIPYLFVTNNSANTRDQVTERLQKFGVPATPEHVFTSSMATAEYIKRDNKTARVFMIGERGLQHAIEQCGFDIVDDENVDYVVMGIDRGLTYQKLETACLAVRKGATLLSTNKDVAFPTDRGFVPGNGALTSVVSVSTGVDPIFIGKPEAIIMELAMQQLNLPKEDVLMIGDNYDTDILAGMNAGLDTLLVYTGVTTSLDQIPTDKQPTYTIDSLDLWELNE, from the coding sequence ATGAAATATAAAGGTTATTTGATTGATTTAGATGGAACAATGTATAGAGGAAAAGAGAAAATTCAAGAAGCTGTAGATTTCGTTAACGAGTTAAAGAAGAGGGACATTCCTTATTTATTCGTAACGAATAATTCTGCAAATACGAGAGATCAAGTTACAGAACGATTGCAAAAATTTGGAGTGCCTGCAACTCCTGAACACGTCTTCACGTCGTCCATGGCTACAGCCGAATATATTAAACGGGATAACAAGACTGCTCGTGTATTCATGATTGGAGAAAGAGGGCTTCAACATGCAATTGAACAGTGTGGTTTTGATATTGTAGATGATGAGAACGTAGATTATGTAGTCATGGGAATTGATCGTGGACTAACCTATCAAAAGTTAGAAACAGCGTGCTTAGCAGTCCGTAAAGGAGCCACCTTGTTATCAACAAATAAGGATGTCGCATTTCCGACTGATCGTGGATTTGTTCCTGGCAATGGTGCTTTAACGTCTGTCGTGTCTGTATCAACTGGGGTAGATCCGATTTTTATTGGTAAACCAGAGGCCATCATCATGGAGCTAGCGATGCAACAATTAAACCTTCCAAAAGAGGATGTATTAATGATTGGTGACAATTATGATACTGACATCCTTGCGGGAATGAATGCTGGTCTTGATACTTTACTCGTTTATACGGGGGTTACAACAAGTTTAGATCAAATTCCTACTGACAAGCAACCAACTTACACGATTGATTCTTTAGATTTATGGGAATTGAATGAATAA
- a CDS encoding DUF86 domain-containing protein, with protein MYFVDRKKIEELLTFINRGIETFETHTFEDNRKDQFALERIAHTIIESVLDVGNKMIDGFIMRDPGSYEDIIEILDDEKVVTKDDASRLKTIIALRKQLVQDYTSIDHARLAEVLQVNIHSLKHFPDQIRSYLTEELGPVSAFLPEDK; from the coding sequence GTGTATTTTGTCGATCGTAAGAAGATAGAGGAATTATTAACATTTATTAATCGCGGTATTGAAACATTTGAAACTCATACGTTTGAAGATAACCGTAAAGACCAATTTGCCTTAGAGCGTATCGCACATACCATCATTGAATCCGTACTTGATGTTGGAAATAAGATGATTGATGGTTTTATTATGCGGGATCCTGGAAGTTACGAAGATATCATTGAAATTTTAGATGATGAAAAGGTCGTCACGAAGGATGACGCGAGTCGCTTGAAGACCATTATCGCTTTGAGAAAACAGCTTGTACAAGACTATACAAGTATTGATCATGCGAGATTAGCGGAAGTTTTACAAGTCAATATCCATTCGCTTAAACACTTTCCAGACCAAATCCGTAGTTATTTGACGGAAGAGCTGGGACCCGTTTCCGCTTTTCTACCTGAAGATAAGTAA